The Chitinispirillales bacterium ANBcel5 genome includes the window AATACGATAGGTCTGTGAAACGGAAAGTTTAAATTTCTTGGCAAGAGCTGTACCCGACATCCCGCTTTCGTAGAGGTCTACTATTTGCTGATTACGAGCTTCATTTTGAACAATCCTGGACTCAATGCCATACTTTTTACGCAACTGATGAATTGCCTGGCGTGTAATCCCGAATTGTTCACCGATTGCCGCATCGGTTTTTAGTTTTTTCTGCAGCCTGATAAGCTGAGTTTTGGTAATCCTTGGCATAAAAACTCCTCTTTTAATGTGAAAACAGTAGTTGCGCTGTTAGTATATTTCTTTTGTGATAACCCTTTAAAGGATCCAATATAAAAGCAGTAGTGCGATGATATGAGGAGCTTTTTATTGCTTTTATCTGTTTAATATACATTGTTGTTGTCATCAGGGCAAATATATTTGTTGTTTTGTTAATAGCTTCTCTCATATCACTTATTGTTAAACTACGTATTTGCATCAAAAATATTATCTGTAGATAGAAATCATGATACCGGTAAAGAATACACTTTCAATAAAATTTCCTTTTGCAACAACAGCCTTAATCATATTTTGCATCATTGTGTTTTTTGCAATAGGAGACAGAACTATTGATTACGCACTGGTACCACTCGATTTTTTTCACGCTCTTTTCCACCCTTCCAAAGAAAAAACTCCCCAAACAGCTCTAACACTTTTGACAGCCTTTTTTATGCATGCTAATC containing:
- a CDS encoding helix-turn-helix domain-containing protein, which codes for MPRITKTQLIRLQKKLKTDAAIGEQFGITRQAIHQLRKKYGIESRIVQNEARNQQIVDLYESGMSGTALAKKFKLSVSQTYRIINDAQKSTAKKKAAKKKAVKKTPAKKSVKKSVKKSVKKSAKKAPAKKKSTKKRRR